From Chelatococcus sp. YT9, a single genomic window includes:
- the fabA gene encoding 3-hydroxyacyl-[acyl-carrier-protein] dehydratase FabA, translating into MERQSSFNYEELLACGRGEMFGPGNAQLPLPPMLMFDRISEIAETGGASGKGLVRAELDVRPDLWFFPCHFKGDPVMPGCLGLDALWQLLGFYLGWLGAPGRGRALGVGEVKFVDQVLPTVKKVVYGIDLKRVFRSKLVLGIADGWLEADGKRIYLAQDLRVGLFQVQADAQGG; encoded by the coding sequence ATGGAGCGGCAGTCCAGTTTTAATTACGAAGAGCTTCTGGCTTGCGGCCGCGGCGAGATGTTCGGCCCTGGCAATGCCCAGTTGCCTCTGCCGCCGATGCTGATGTTCGATCGGATCTCGGAAATCGCCGAAACCGGCGGGGCTTCGGGGAAGGGCTTGGTGCGGGCTGAGCTGGACGTCAGGCCGGACCTCTGGTTTTTCCCATGCCATTTCAAGGGTGATCCTGTCATGCCGGGCTGCCTTGGGCTTGATGCTCTCTGGCAGCTCCTTGGCTTCTATCTCGGCTGGCTCGGAGCGCCGGGGCGGGGACGGGCGCTGGGTGTGGGCGAGGTGAAATTCGTCGACCAGGTCCTGCCGACCGTGAAAAAGGTCGTCTACGGAATCGACCTGAAGCGCGTTTTTCGTTCCAAGCTGGTTCTCGGCATCGCCGATGGCTGGCTGGAGGCGGACGGCAAGCGCATCTATCTCGCGCAGGATCTGCGTGTCGGATTGTTCCAGGTCCAGGCAGACGCACAGGGCGGCTGA